CAGCACCTAGTAGTGCAGCGCAATCTttgctccatcatcatcagcaactACTagcagctgctggtgctgctctcaacggagcagcaaaacggcaatttccatttttccccgATCCTGGTCAACACCATCTGTCCGCGGATGACGATGTCATCGGTGCACGTGCAGAACTTTGTGCCACCGGAGGTACTACGCCAAATGGAGATGGAGTGCAACAGAAACTAAAACGGCGCCACCAGATGAATTCCCCTTCCACCGGGATaggatcatcatcgtcatcctttGTCGCTGGGCCCCCTCAGGCCAAGCGAAAGTTTGAAGATCCGTCTATTGCAAAGGGAGGCATTCCTGGGAGATCTGGAGCACTTGGAGATGTGCCTGTTAAAATCGATCGTGACGGTCTTCTAAAGATACTACAATCGAACCAATCGGGCCGCTCCGTCCTGACGGCATTTCAGCCCCATGAGCACCTTGATCGTCGAGCACAAACCATCATCACGCATTGCATTGTAGATCAATTTCTGCAGTACAATATCTTGTTCAAACATCGACTAATGAGCCACTACGCAGAAGTCATAACTGAGCTCTTTCCGGCCGAAACGAAAGAAGTATATTATGCACCGAGGAACACGGTTAAGCGAAACACATCGGGAAAGTTGTTCGATCGCTACACCAACCAGCGTTTGCGGCACAAGGATAGGTTACCGCGCGTCAAACCATTCATCGTAGACGAAtggagcgaaaataaaacgttcGAGCATCTGGCAGCTATCAACGAAGCTGCACAATTGAACGGTAGCCTTCTAGCtgcggtggccggaagtggcagtATAGATGTAAGTGCGAACGGTGGGTTTGGTGACGATTACTCGAACGGGACAATAATTCCGGGCGGCAATGGAAGTGATGACGGTGGTAATGTGAGCACTGACTTTTTGCAACCACTTGCCACAATGTTCGTTGAAGGTGAACAACCCTTGACCAGCAATGGGAATGCGGTAGTAAGTGCGGTTGACTATTCGACGAGAGAGGAAGAAATCGACGATTAAACGATTCATCTCAAAACAAGTGCCAAATTCTCAGTGTagttattaattatttatcatttaatGGAGGAAATAAGAACCACGCGCCTTAATTTTACGGTTGAATGTAAAAACTTCCACAAAAGAGACTCTTGACATGACTTAGTTTCCTGAAATATTATAGAAATGAGATTAAAAAGGACACAGCTACACGAAAAGTAAAGTTGTTAATACAAGAATAagaaataaagtttaaaagtgaatattttgaaatattttctcgAATCATTTAAGTACATGGTCATTTTCCAAGGATTATATACAACTCAAAGATCAAAAACGGGGAAATAGTTGGTATCAACACTGTAAACAGCGCTAATTACACCTTTGGCAGCATTGAAAACTAGGAAACGACAGTAGTCAAATGAACATTTTTTCCAGTTCGATTTTATCGTAACACGATGTAGAAATGACCCCTTGAATCGCTGATCGCTTTTTTTTATCGCTGGACCTCTCTCCTTGCTTTGTGTGCAACTATTCGCGAAAAGACGAGCGTAAACAACACTGAAGAAAGTAGAGTAACCGTATAAGATAAAGGATTGCAAATTTTCCTGTGTTCAGCAGGATTGACCATCGGTCGACTTTGTTCACAGGCTAGACCTAAATACGATTCGAAAAGGTACATCCTGGTCTTTCTAGCCCGAGAATGGGTGCATACAcataattattcaattaactGAAGGGATTCACAATTGACTATCTTGGTGCAAAATCAGTGCAACTTATATTGTAGACAATGTAAATGTAGGTTCCTTTGAGCTACTTACAGTAATCGGCCGAATTCATCTTTAGGCAAATCAACAGTCCCTTGGTTCATTAGCCTTGAACGGTACAGTTCAACTTTGGCACGAACTTCATCCTGGCTGcgactaaaataaaaaagtgaaacataaatatatGGTCAATTGATAAATTCTTACTCATTTTTCCAAACACAAAGTAAAAATTCGTCCTTACCCTTGGCATTCGAGGACCTCCTCCAATTCGGCACACTTCACCTCGATCTTGCGTTTCCGTTCGTGGTCGAGAATGCCTTGGTTCGGCTGCCGGTTTGACTGGGAGTCCAATTTAGCCAAGTCGTCCTCCGTGCGATAGTTGACGTTGTCCTTTTTGCCTGGGCGAACAAATGCAACATTTCGTTGGACATGACCATTTGTGCCGGAACCTCGCGGTGTCGTAAGTCCAATTCCATTATACATGTTTGCGAGAACGTCTCACTTGCGTAAATAAAACGTCGGAAAAACTTCACCACCTCCGCCGAAGAAAAGTAACCCCCTCCGTCAAACCAACGCCGCACCTTGCCAGCGAAAATCAATAATAGGCCTTCTGCGTATTCCGTAGGAGCGTGAGGATTGGACTGCGGTACCGGCAGAGTAGGGGCAAAAACACACTGATTCTTTTCTACTAAAACGGTTCGAACGCTACACGTTTCAGAGATGCGTTATCATAGTCCACACAGTGTTCGATAAGTCCATGAAAACAGCACACCGTATATCACTTCGACTTCGACGACAACACAGCTACGCCCGATTATGACTCGCGAGCATACACTTTTGCGTCCCAAGTATGTTCGGCCATCATagttttatgccttttctcCTTGCGAATACTTTGACAGAACAAGAGTTAGGGCTGTCAAAATTTAACGCAACGAATTCGGGATGTGGCGATCTGTGAGTTTGGCTGCAATCATCGTTGATAGCCGATTTTCGTTAGCGTAACTTTGAGTTTCTATCACACTTTGGAGGCCCACACAGTTctattttacacattttaaaTAACCTTCATTGCAGTTATCCCATAATGAACTATCCGACGAAGTAAAGCCTattgtaaattgaatttcttctTTGTGGCTATATGGTAGCCAACCAGACCCTTAATTGGATTACTCAACTCAATCTGTGTTGACTGTAAAACACGTTTAATTTTTAGACATAGCTCTGAGGTAACTCGTTGGCGATCTTTACTCTTTGTGATTattgtgtattatttttttggaATCAAACAAGAACGATCGAAAATGACATTGTGTGAGACGCAATGTGACTGCACATGCTGTCGGCTTTGGTGCGTACTGACAGCATTGCGAAAGTGGTGCTTCGGCTTAGATAGAATAGCTATTCATGTTAGTTCTAGCTCATAtagttatttaaattattgtttAAGCCCATCCTCAAAAATGATTCACGTTTCTTGCTACCCTAATATTTTCACATTTGGCTGATAGTAACCTGGATTTTCTGGATGAAAACCTCTTTGTTTCCGTCGTGCATGTCTGCACGTGTTCTTTGACAGCAagcaaaaacatgtttcttCTCGTTCTTTCTCATAACTCGCATGTAAATGCTGTGTACACATTACGTTTGGTCTGCATTGTCAAATTTGCTTCGGCGATAGAACAATACCGTGCTTGCCCGATCGTCGGCCGATAGTGTTTGCAATGGAGCAGTACCGCGTGCCCAATAAACTCCCGTCGGAGGAAATCAACATCCTTGCTCAGCGCAAAGGTCGATTAAAGCagcaagcgaagcgaagcgctCCGCCTGCACGCAAAGTTAGAAAACCTCGTGATTTCGTTAAAGCGACAATCTACGTAGCTCAGCAACGCCGGGCGGTGCAGGATGCAAAGCGCATCAAGCGCAACTTCCTAAAAACAGGATTTTGTCTGCCGAACAAAGCTATTACCGAGGGCCGcctggtgttggtgtttcGTCACCGTGGTCTTCACATAGCCAACAAGGACGTATTGCAGTCGCTTCGCACACTAAGACTACCGGTTCTCCGGAGCGCTGCTTTTCACCTTCTCACTCCCGAGATACACGCGCATCTTAAAGTTGTTGAACCGTTTGTCGTATGGGGTTATCCGGCTGATGCGATCATCCGAGAGCTGATATATAAATACGGTGCATTTCGCGGAGATGGCCCTGACAAGAAGTCTGTTCCAATGTCTTCGAACCAAGTGGTTGAGCAGCGACTTGGACACTGCGACATCATATGCGTGGAGGATCTTCTGAATGAAGTCATAACTCTGGGACCACATTTTGACGAAGTAAGACGTGCCTTACGGTGCTTTATACTCAGCCATCCGGTAGGAGGCTGGAAAGAGGCACCGAAAGGTAAGctacgatcgatcggtggcgaagCTGGTTTTCGGGGAGATGAAATAAATGTCCTCTTTAAGCGACTCCTGTAACTCACGGTGCTAAAGTGCAACCCTACAatactttttctatttttctgtAAATATCAATAAAGGAGGTCAACAAAACCTCAGGAAAAAATTTAACGAAGTTTGCTTTTATTTACTCTCTTTGTATTGGTCCTCTTCCACTGATACCCGTCATTTGATTAAATAGCACCTTGCCAAACTTATCTATTATAATTGTGAACGCGTTATCGGTATCCCAACAAGTCCCTTTCTCACCCTGATCACCGCGTCCGATTGGCACATTAGAGAAGCCCTGCACGTGAAGCGCTACCCACGGAAGCACTTGGGTTTCTGATTCCGAAACTAACCGTGCGAGTAGATCAACAGTACGATTCACTTCCTCTGGGGTGAACATTCCTTGGCCATGCAGAAGCCACGTTAAGTCATTGGCGCTAACTACCGACGCTGTGTCGAAACTGTATTCGTTCAAATAGTCGTCGCCTATAGTTTCACAGTCGAAAACAATCATCCCTATGTACTCTAGAAGTTCCGCAACGGTGCAGCAATCGTTTTCAACACTGTCTCCCAACACGGGTATGAACTCGTCACGGCGTTCAGTACGTATGAAAGTGTTGATAGGTAGTGAAATAACAGTCAACCTTCGGAGAGTTGTCAGGTAGTGCTCAAGCGACGTTGAACTGACGACAACATCGGCAGCTGTGCCAAGCAGCGTAGAACAATTGGTGGGCGGTATCCAACGAACAAGTAGATCGCATGTAAATGCCTCTGCCGCTAAGCGGTCTCTCAAACGGTCCACTCGCTGCATATCGTCGCTTAAGGTGGACCCTAGATCCAGTTTCACAACTAGAAATATATTGATTAGAAAGAATGTAGAGAACAGAACAGCACGATCTTATACCATATTTTCCATTGTAATGGGTAACAAGACTATCGCCTAAAGCGAGACGTTGGTGGGTTTCACTGTGCAGACTAAGATGCAGAACTCCGTCTGGACGGAGTGCTACACAGTCGTCGCTTTCGAGGCATCCCTTGGCAGTGATTGCGTAAATGGTGCCtgcaaaaatggcaaaattcATCCGTTATATGACAATCGATTTCAACAGAAGGGGAACGACATATGAACAAAATTATTCTTACCCTGCCTAACGAATGCTTCGCGAAATTCATGCCGTAGCACCTCGATTAAAGGGAACTGGCGAACTAGAGAACAGTGGCCAGGATCATTGGCGACACTGAGCTTCTCTTCCAGCTCGTTCGCAGCCGAATGTCCGCAAGCGGGCAGAATTATCGAGAGctaaataattgaaaaccTTTTACAAACTTCTACTGACGTCTGTATCTTGAATTTACCGTATGGTTGAAGTGCCGCGAGttaatttcttttcgcatTTTGTTTGATCTTCGATCATTGCTCCAGCTAGAGCTTACGAGGATCGTCCTACTATATGAAGGTGGTAAAAATCGCCATAAATCCGGGCATAACATGTTTTTCTTAGGATGCTGTTCAACAATTTTATATTCGTTGGTTTTTACTTCGTCCTTGCGCGATTACTGCTAAACGTGCGGAAGGATTAGGAAGGATAGGTGAAAATAATACTGAGACGCTCCACGAGCCGTAATTCGgaccgtaaaaacgtcagaacctttacgcttcgtgtggcagcaataatataaaaccgaaatgtcaaacgtcaaacagaaatcgaaaagaaataaattgattactCAATGtttttttaggtttttttcgattttgttgctataccagcaaataagaacttacattatcctctgtttgtaaacaataCGTTTGCTAACAGTATTTACGGCCGGTTTTGCGGTCAGTTTTACGGTCGGGTTcacgcctcggccgacacataaacgttttgacacaagcgcaaacagtttggcatttatctgaaatgccagaaaatttatttgcccgACAgataaacgaacgaaccaagTTTCAATGCGTGGTGTTTTCGTATAGATATCTTGTGAAATTTTGACAACCTTTGGGTGACTATCAGTATGAATATGACTGAAACGACGGTTAAATGTTGCTCATTGATAGTTGGTTTTTACACTGGTTTTGCAATATTGGCATGAGTACTCCTGAGGAATAAAAGAAGTAAAGCAGTTTTCCGAAGTTAGTGTTTCAAAGATTCATAGAAAGACAGAACATTAGCAACATACAGCTTGAATTGAGTACTTGAGTACTTTCTAATTATTGTTTCCTGCACGAGGAGAACGTGGTTTTTGCAATTCAATTTATAGAAATAAacatttacttatttatttagaAGTTTACTGAGAAATACACCGATTCAAAGAAACAATTCCGGAATGATACGGTTAGTGCGATACCGACAACTCCGTCCGTAGAAAGCACATTGCTTTAGTAATCAACATGTATTAACGTTGTCGCTGTTGTAGGCCAAGGCCGTTCGGTGGATGTAAATGCCGAATAAGAATCATTTATCACGGCAGAGGGccaaaagagagaaaaaaagtttttaataaaatatcgGATATGTCAGCTGTGCGGCTCAATATAAACTTCTAGACAAAAACTCCTTGCTTCCAACAATAACACAAATGATACTAATTCGAAAAGTATATTTTATAATCGCCTTCAGGGATGTTATATTTTCATCATTCCTCAGATGAGTGTTACAAACAACATTATTCATGAATGTTTGAAGCAGTTTCCCACCAGAGTACACCCACCCACTTCTCATCCGAAAAAGAGAACTGAGTTGGAACTCTGTGACGGCGCCGCCGTTGGTAGCGTGTTTAGATGATGCCAATCTTGTTGGCAACGTCTAGTGCATCGTAGTCGCGGGTTAATCGCACGTACGCTTTCTTCTTGCCATCTGGTCGCACCAGCGTGTTGATCTTCAGCACCTTGACGTCATACAGTTTGCGAACGGCAGCCTTAACATGATTCTTATTGGCGCGTAGGTGAATTAGGAAGACGAGCGTGTTGTTGTCCTCAATCTTCTTCATCGCTGCTTCGGTTGTCAACGGATACTTGATAATGTTGTAAGGGTCCATGCTTTTGAGGCGGAAAGAATGAGATAGAAAACCAATTACGAACAAATCGTTCAAAGAATAGAGTTGCGCGAGATTTAGATTGCAATGTATCTTCCTTGTAGTAAACTGTCTAGTATAGGTATGGTAGAAAGTAGTTGCAATAAAAAGATAATTCGTTCTTGGCATTTTTGAGGCTTGCACTCAGTGAACCCCACAACAAAAGAGAAGATAACCGAGCGATATTTGTTCAAGCCTGGATGCCGTAAGATTCGGCGGGACACATACTTCATTTCACTTTTGTAACGGCAACTTACCGGCTACGCTTAGCCACCGACTTCCTCGGATATTTTGGTCTGCGTGGGAGGCATAGGGTGCGAGGTCGACGGAACTTCACGGAGGTACGGATCTTACGCATCACGGTTCCGTATGGGCCTTTAATGAGCTGGATTTGAGTACAAAAAAAGTTACAGAAAATTAAGGAATTGATTTTACTTATCGCCAACCTACGTATTTTATCAGAAAAATATAAATGTCACGACTGTGGGGTTGTGTTACTTTCAGGTAGAAGTATTGTAATTCATTTCAGGTGCTAGCATCAATGAGATTCCCTCTTCAACATTTCATCACAAGAGCACGTCCACAAACACTCGAAGCTGGTTTTGTACATTGCACAATGCGAGCAATACTTCATAATGCAATGCTTACCTTGGTCTTCGCACGCTTAGCTCGAGCCACGGCGGTGGCACGAGCTTTGAGCGTTCCTTTATGGATTTTTGCCTTCAGCTCTTCCTTAGTCAGCTTTCCTTTCTTGGCGCCCTTCTTGCCAACAGCTTTGCCCTTTACAACCTTGCCACCTTTGGTAGTAACCTTCTTGCCGCTAGCGGTCTTCTTGGCACCAGCT
The nucleotide sequence above comes from Anopheles bellator chromosome 1, idAnoBellAS_SP24_06.2, whole genome shotgun sequence. Encoded proteins:
- the LOC131205743 gene encoding uncharacterized protein LOC131205743, whose translation is MSERNEDIKEEDLGEYDRYVLEQLVVNDWGLSVTTLNRMIYCGVNEVCLHVIEDAEISELFSDPRLLGQKIMFKHRLKQWRLGELFNGNTNHHLTHHGSQTGTGSGTPAPSSAAQSLLHHHQQLLAAAGAALNGAAKRQFPFFPDPGQHHLSADDDVIGARAELCATGGTTPNGDGVQQKLKRRHQMNSPSTGIGSSSSSFVAGPPQAKRKFEDPSIAKGGIPGRSGALGDVPVKIDRDGLLKILQSNQSGRSVLTAFQPHEHLDRRAQTIITHCIVDQFLQYNILFKHRLMSHYAEVITELFPAETKEVYYAPRNTVKRNTSGKLFDRYTNQRLRHKDRLPRVKPFIVDEWSENKTFEHLAAINEAAQLNGSLLAAVAGSGSIDVSANGGFGDDYSNGTIIPGGNGSDDGGNVSTDFLQPLATMFVEGEQPLTSNGNAVVSAVDYSTREEEIDD
- the LOC131212209 gene encoding ribonuclease P protein subunit p40-like, with amino-acid sequence MLCPDLWRFLPPSYSRTILVSSSWSNDRRSNKMRKEINSRHFNHTLSIILPACGHSAANELEEKLSVANDPGHCSLVRQFPLIEVLRHEFREAFVRQGTIYAITAKGCLESDDCVALRPDGVLHLSLHSETHQRLALGDSLVTHYNGKYVVKLDLGSTLSDDMQRVDRLRDRLAAEAFTCDLLVRWIPPTNCSTLLGTAADVVVSSTSLEHYLTTLRRLTVISLPINTFIRTERRDEFIPVLGDSVENDCCTVAELLEYIGMIVFDCETIGDDYLNEYSFDTASVVSANDLTWLLHGQGMFTPEEVNRTVDLLARLVSESETQVLPWVALHVQGFSNVPIGRGDQGEKGTCWDTDNAFTIIIDKFGKVLFNQMTGISGRGPIQRE
- the LOC131212224 gene encoding large ribosomal subunit protein uL30-like — translated: MEQYRVPNKLPSEEINILAQRKGRLKQQAKRSAPPARKVRKPRDFVKATIYVAQQRRAVQDAKRIKRNFLKTGFCLPNKAITEGRLVLVFRHRGLHIANKDVLQSLRTLRLPVLRSAAFHLLTPEIHAHLKVVEPFVVWGYPADAIIRELIYKYGAFRGDGPDKKSVPMSSNQVVEQRLGHCDIICVEDLLNEVITLGPHFDEVRRALRCFILSHPVGGWKEAPKGKLRSIGGEAGFRGDEINVLFKRLL
- the LOC131206944 gene encoding translation initiation factor IF-2 produces the protein MAPKKPSEKPAGQPAEKKEKKAPAAEASGSSEKKGEKKPAADSKAAGKKKAPAPAPEATKAAASTVKKDAKKPTTTAAAAAAGAAGKKAPAKPAEKKKAPAAAPAAAKATKGATKSAPKAGAKVAAAKGTVKGAAKGATKPTTKGAKVATAAKSTKKVATGVTAGTKAGAKKTASGKKVTTKGGKVVKGKAVGKKGAKKGKLTKEELKAKIHKGTLKARATAVARAKRAKTKLIKGPYGTVMRKIRTSVKFRRPRTLCLPRRPKYPRKSVAKRSRMDPYNIIKYPLTTEAAMKKIEDNNTLVFLIHLRANKNHVKAAVRKLYDVKVLKINTLVRPDGKKKAYVRLTRDYDALDVANKIGII